A genomic window from Lotus japonicus ecotype B-129 chromosome 1, LjGifu_v1.2 includes:
- the LOC130729922 gene encoding 16.9 kDa class I heat shock protein 1-like — MAFTLKLPMSSSLFLVGVVLFLTIGSIRTHALMPYSRTSLLDMMFPSDDPFRILEQTPFNIPKGLETLALARADWKETSTAHVISLDLPGLKKDDVKIEVEDNRVLRISGERKTEEEEGNEKWHRAERVNGKFWRQFRLPGNVDLDGVKASLEDGVLRITVAKVGEDKKRQAKVIDIAAHQGNVHGEDIKATKAEM; from the coding sequence ATGGCTTTCACACTCAAACTTCCAATGTCTTCTTCTCTGTTCCTAGTGGGAGTAGTGTTGTTCTTGACCATAGGCAGCATCAGAACCCATGCATTGATGCCATACTCAAGGACCTCCCTCTTGGACATGATGTTCCCTTCTGATGACCCTTTCAGAATCCTTGAACAAACACCATTCAACATTCCTAAAGGCCTTGAGACCCTTGCTCTGGCACGTGCAGACTGGAAGGAAACCTCCACCGCACACGTGATCTCTTTAGACCTTCCAGGGTTGAAGAAAGATGACGTGAAGATTGAGGTGGAGGACAACCGTGTGCTGCGGATAAGCGGCGAGAGGAAgacggaggaggaggagggtaaTGAGAAGTGGCACAGGGCGGAGAGGGTGAATGGAAAGTTCTGGAGGCAGTTCAGGTTGCCGGGGAATGTGGACTTGGATGGTGTTAAGGCGAGTTTGGAAGATGGGGTGTTGAGGATCACGGTGGCTAAGGTGGGTGAGGATAAGAAGAGGCAGGCTAAGGTTATTGATATTGCTGCTCACCAGGGAAATGTCCATGGGGAGGATATCAAAGCTACCAAGGCTGAAATGTGA